The Candidozyma auris chromosome 1, complete sequence genome includes a region encoding these proteins:
- a CDS encoding serine/threonine protein kinase PRR1, with protein MSIRAQSRSSSPATTPPMSDNPSFSRQSDSSSSSTDEPSFQIMQRKDQHRWRSLRIEVPGMKPKQESPTLQSPASAFSPTQLADSIEISSSPTYDTRNITQLPTPVINSGSFTQPKINLLKRSHVHGSISSGNHRAVSEFQPGTFIKRAETPNPTSTSIRHVSNPSSIDEDVKLVPSPPSDSEDFKLIGQIQQAPHLQKSYVFDEVVGSGTFSTVVRAHSTTNLDDVVAVKIVNVPTESKEEVSNFRSYICRELGLLTHLKHPCIVGLLDYSVNFSITQDEIDEALTGNPPSVPPGAEMYDYYNIKMFNQQFFFLQYSPGGNLFQWLYEHYSTASRRIVFWKLMRRIVAELIACLAFIHSHDVVHRDLKLENVLLNFKTEDVSTSFEPSAIDSPLCTLTDFGLSKKLTSPNQLLTTKCGSQDYVSPELLMGLQYDGKLLDSWSLGVLIYAVLEDRLPFDVPPLEFMSSSSISPSVLKRRRKKHNPAHRIAMIDWEWLRVSATLKDDTNSEAMKAIIRQLTSVVEVLLVRKDKRLSVTRVLHDERFQWIKEQLPSTFLEHVI; from the coding sequence ATGTCCATCCGAGCTCAGCTGAGGTCCTCGTCTCCAGCGACGACTCCACCAATGTCAGATAATCCATCTTTCTCCCGTCAGTCGGACCTGTCTTCCTCGCTGACCGACGAGCCTTCCTTTCAGATTATGCAACGAAAAGATCAGCACCGATGGAGGAGCCTCAGGATAGAAGTTCCAGGTATGAAACCGAAACAAGAGTCCCCCACATTGCAAAGTCCCGCATCTGCATTCTCTCCAACTCAATTGGCAGATTCCATAGAGATTTCCTCATCTCCAACTTATGATACACGCAATATCACTCAGCTACCGACACCGGTGATAAACAGCGGCCTGTTTACTCAACCCAAGATAAACTTACTCAAGAGATCTCATGTTCACGGCTCTATATCAAGTGGTAACCACAGAGCTGTGTCGGAATTTCAGCCGGGGACGTTTATCAAGCGTGCTGAGACCCCTAACCCTACTTCAACTAGCATTCGCCATGTATCTAATCCTTCACTgatcgatgaagatgtgAAATTAGTTCCACTGCCTCCCTCTGATTCAGAAGACTTTAAGCTCATTGGTCAGATCCAGCAAGCCcctcatcttcagaaaTCATatgtttttgatgaagtcgtGGGGAGTGGCACATTCAGCACGGTAGTACGTGCTCATTCCACAACAAATCTTGATGACGTAGTTGCGGTGAAGATCGTGAATGTGCCTACGGAATCAAAAGAGGAGGTTTCGAACTTCCGTCTGTACATTTGCAGAGAACTTGGACTACTAACACATTTGAAACATCCATGCATTGTGGGTCTTCTAGACTACTCCGTTAACTTCTCAATCACACAGGATGAGATTGACGAGGCTCTCACAGGAAACCCACCTTCTGTGCCACCTGGTGCCGAAATGTATGACTATTATAATATTAAGATGTTCAACcagcaattttttttcttgcaGTATAGCCCAGGAGGGAATTTGTTTCAGTGGCTCTATGAGCACTACAGTACAGCTAGCCGCAGAATTGTCTTCTGGAAGCTTATGAGGCGGATAGTTGCTGAGTTGATAGCATGCCTTGCATTCATACACTCACATGATGTCGTTCATCGTGATCTCAAATTAGAGAACGTGCTCCTCAATTTTAAAACTGAGGATGTCTCCACATCATTTGAGCCGTCAGCGATTGATTCGCCTCTATGTACCTTGACAGACTTCGGCCtctcaaagaagttgaccCTGCCAAACCAGCTTTTAACGACCAAATGTGGCTCACAGGATTATGTGAGTCCCGAGCTCCTCATGGGTTTACAGTACGACGGTAAGCTATTGGATTCATGGTCCCTAGGGGTGCTCATATATGCGGTATTGGAAGACAGGCTTCCGTTCGATGTGCCCCCGCTAGAGTTCATGTCAAGCTCATCTATCTCACCGTCTGTTTTGAAGAGGCGTCGCAAAAAGCACAATCCAGCCCACAGAATAGCCATGATTGACTGGGAATGGTTACGCGTTTCCGCAACTTTGAAAGACGACACTAACTCAGAAGCCATGAAAGCAATCATCAGACAACTTACCTCTGTAGTGGAGGTATTGCTTGTTCGCAAGGACAAGAGGCTATCGGTCACAAGGGTGCTTCATGATGAGAGGTTCCAATGGATCAAAGAGCAGTTGCCTTCTACCTTTCTTGAGCATGTAATCTAG